Genomic DNA from Streptomyces venezuelae:
ACTTGCCGCCGGTCTTCTCCTCGACCCGGACGTCCGTGATGACGGCGCCCTTGTCGACGGCCTTCACCATGTCGACCACCGTGAGGGCGGCGACGCTGACGGCGGTGAGGGCCTCCATCTCGACGCCCGTGCGGTCGGTCGTCTTCACGGTGGCGAGGATCTCCACGGCGTCGTCGGCCACGGAGAGGTCGAGCTTCACTCCGGAGACGGCCAGCGGGTGGCAGAGCGGGATCAGGTCAGGGGTGCGCTTGGCCCCCATGATCCCCGCGATCCGCGCGGTCGCCAGGGCGTCCCCCTTGGGCACGCCCTCGCCGCGCAGCAGCTCGATCACGCGCGGCGAGACCAGGACGCGGCCGCTGGCGCGGGCGGTGCGGGCCGTGACGTCCTTGGCGGACACGTCGACCATGCGGGCGGCGCCCGCCTCGTCGATGTGGGTCAGTCGCTGCTGCTCAGGGGCTCCGGGGGTGTTCCCCCGGGAAATCGCGGTCATGTGCTTGGCGCTCCCGGTCCGGGCCCCGCGCGGTGCGGCGCGCGGGCCTGTTGTGCGCGACACGGTACCGCGCGGGTGGCCTTCTCAGCCGAGCAGGACCACTTCGACCTCGGCGGCGGGCTCCACCGACGTGGTGTCCTCGGGGATGACGATCAGCGCGTTCGCGTGCGCGAGAGCGGCGATCAGGTGTGAGCCCGACCCGCCGACGGGTGTCACGCGGCCCGCCTCGGCGTCGTACTTCCCGCGGAGGAACTGGCGGCGTCCCTCGGGAGAGGACAGGGCCTTGTCGGAGAGGAGCTCCGCGCGCGTGGTGGTCCTGTGCACCTCGGGCAGGCCCATGAGGGTGCGGATCGCGGGGCGCACGAAGAGCTCGAAGGAGACGTACGAGGAGACCGGGTTGCCCGGCAGTGCGAGCAGCGGTGTGTGGTCGGGGCCGATGGAGCCAAAGCCCTGGGGCTTGCCCGGCTGCATGGCGATCTTGCGGAACTCGACGCCGCTGCCCGCCCCGATGCCGTCCTCGTCGTCGGGGTCACCGATCGCGGAGAGGGCCTCCTTCACGACGTCGTACGCCCCCACGCTGACGCCGCCCGTGGTGACGATGAGGTCGGCGCGGATCAGCTGGTCCTCGATGGTGGAGCGCAGCGTCTCGGCGTCGTCGGCGACGGCGCCCACGCGGTAGGCGATGGCTCCGGCGTCGCGGGCCGCGGCGGTGAGGGCGAAGCTGTTGGAGTCGTAGATCTGGCCGTCCGCCAACTGTTCGCCCGGCTGGATCAGTTCACTGCCGGTGGACATGACGACCACGCGCGGGCGGGGGCGCACCTTCACCGTCCCGCGGCCGATCGCGGCGAGGAGGGCGATCTGCGGGGGGCCGAGGACGGCGCCCGCGGCCAGGGCGCGGTCGCCCGCCTGGACGTCGCTGCCGCGGGCCCGCACGTGCGCGCGTGCCGCGGCGGGGCGGTGCACGCGGACCTCGCCGGACGCGCCCTCGGGGGCGGCGCTGTGGGCTCGCATTCCGGAGACGGGGCCCTCGCCGAGGCCTCCGTCGGTCCACTCCACGGGGACGACGGCCTCGGCGCCGGGCGGCAGTGGGGCGCCGGTCATGATGCGGGCGGCCTGGCCGGGGCCGACGGTGGGCTGCGCGCCCGCGCCCGCGGCCACGTCGCCGACGACCGTGAGGACGGCGGGGAACTCCTCGCTCGCGCCCGCGACGTCGGCGACCCGCACCGCGTACCCGTCCATGGAGCTGTTGTCGAAGGGCGGCAGCGAGACGGGCACCGTCACGTCCTCGACCAGGACGCAGCCCTGCGCGTCCAGGAGTTGGAGCTCGATGGGTTCGAGCGGGCGGACGGCTTCGAGGATGTCGTCCAGATGCTCTTCCACCGACCAGAACGCGTTCTGGCCGGTGGGCGGTGTCGTCGTGCTGCTGCTCAAAGTGCTACATCTCCTCGGTGACGTAACTGCGAAGCCAGGACTGGAAGTCCGGTCCCAGATCTTCACGTTCGCACGCGAGTCTGACAATGGCACGCAGATAGTCGCCGCGGTCGCCGGTGTCATAGCGGCGGCCCTTGAAGACGACGCCGTGGACCGGGCCGCCGATCTTCTCGTCCGCCGCGAGCTGCTGCAGGGCGTCGGTGAGCTGGATCTCGCCGCCGCGGCCCGGCTCGGTCGTGCGCAGTACGCCGAAGACGGCGGGGTCGAGTACGTAGCGCCCGATGATCGCGTAGTTCGACGGGGCGTCGGCGGCGTCGGGCTTCTCGACCAGGTCGGTGACCTTGACGACGTCGCCGTCCTCGGTGCCGTCGACGGCGGCGCAGCCGTAGAGGTGGATCTGCTCGGGGGCCACCTCCATGAGGGCGATGACGCTGCCGCCGTGCCTCTCCTGGACCTCGACCATGCGGGCGAGCAGGGGGTCGCGCGGGTCGATCAGGTCGTCGCCGAGGAGCACGGCGAACGGCTCGTTGCCGACGTGCGGAGCGGCGCACAGGACGGCGTGACCGAGCCCCCTGGGGTCGCCCTGGCGGACGTAGTGCATCGTCGCGAGGTCGCTGGACTCCTGGACCTTGGCGAGTCGCGCCTCGTCGCCCTTCTTCAGGAGGGCCGACTCCAGTTCGTAGTTGCGGTCGAAGTGGTCCTCCAGCGGGCGCTTGTTGCGACCCGTGATCATGAGGACGTCGTCGAGACCCGCGGACACGGCCTCCTCGACCACGTACTGGATCGCCGGCTTGTCGACGACCGGCAGCATCTCCTTGGGCGTGGCCTTGGTGGCCGGCAGGAAGCGCGTGCCGAGACCTGCGGCGGGGATGACCGCCTTGGTGATCCGGCCGTGGGGGGGCTGAGACTCAGTCATGCCGTCACCATATCCGGTGCGTATGTGTGGAATCTGTGGGTCCGGATTATTCGTCGGCATTGCGCCGACCAGGAAGGAATTGCGTGATCCCCATGAACGGAACCAGCCCTACCGATGCCGAAGGACAGCCAACCAAGCGCACGTTGCGGCGAGGCTTCCTCGCGGTGAGAAACGGGTTGACTGAGGATGACGCGCGGAAGGCGGCCGCGGTTCTCGCCGACCGCGCACTCGACCTGCCGGAGCTCGCCGACGCGCGGACCGTCGCCGCGTACGTGTCCGTGGGCCGCGAACCCGGCACCGGCCCCCTGCTCGACGCCCTCCACGCGCGCGGCACCCGCGTCCTGCTGCCGGTGCTGCTCCCGGACAACGACCTGGACTGGGGCGCGTACGACGGGACCGGCTCCCTCACCCGCGTACATCATGCCGGGAAGATGGCCCTCTTGGAGCCGTCCGGGCCGCGCCTCGGGCCGGACGCCGTCCTGGAGGCGGACGCCGTGCTGCTGCCGGGGCTTGCCGTGGACGCGCGCGGGATGCGGCTCGGGCGGGGCGGCGGATCGTACGACCGCGTCCTCACCCGGCTGGAGCGCGCGGCCGCCGGTCCCGCGCTCGTGGTGCTCCTGTACGACTCGGAAGTCGTCGCGCACCTCCCCGACGAGGAGCACGACCGGCCGGTGCACGCCGTCGTGTCGCCGTCGGGGGCGCGCCGGTTCCGCTAAGGCACCGCCTGTATGCCGAAAGGGCCCTCCACG
This window encodes:
- the moaC gene encoding cyclic pyranopterin monophosphate synthase MoaC, whose protein sequence is MTAISRGNTPGAPEQQRLTHIDEAGAARMVDVSAKDVTARTARASGRVLVSPRVIELLRGEGVPKGDALATARIAGIMGAKRTPDLIPLCHPLAVSGVKLDLSVADDAVEILATVKTTDRTGVEMEALTAVSVAALTVVDMVKAVDKGAVITDVRVEEKTGGKSGTWNREGAGA
- a CDS encoding 5-formyltetrahydrofolate cyclo-ligase; its protein translation is MNGTSPTDAEGQPTKRTLRRGFLAVRNGLTEDDARKAAAVLADRALDLPELADARTVAAYVSVGREPGTGPLLDALHARGTRVLLPVLLPDNDLDWGAYDGTGSLTRVHHAGKMALLEPSGPRLGPDAVLEADAVLLPGLAVDARGMRLGRGGGSYDRVLTRLERAAAGPALVVLLYDSEVVAHLPDEEHDRPVHAVVSPSGARRFR
- the galU gene encoding UTP--glucose-1-phosphate uridylyltransferase GalU codes for the protein MTESQPPHGRITKAVIPAAGLGTRFLPATKATPKEMLPVVDKPAIQYVVEEAVSAGLDDVLMITGRNKRPLEDHFDRNYELESALLKKGDEARLAKVQESSDLATMHYVRQGDPRGLGHAVLCAAPHVGNEPFAVLLGDDLIDPRDPLLARMVEVQERHGGSVIALMEVAPEQIHLYGCAAVDGTEDGDVVKVTDLVEKPDAADAPSNYAIIGRYVLDPAVFGVLRTTEPGRGGEIQLTDALQQLAADEKIGGPVHGVVFKGRRYDTGDRGDYLRAIVRLACEREDLGPDFQSWLRSYVTEEM
- the glp gene encoding gephyrin-like molybdotransferase Glp, encoding MSSSTTTPPTGQNAFWSVEEHLDDILEAVRPLEPIELQLLDAQGCVLVEDVTVPVSLPPFDNSSMDGYAVRVADVAGASEEFPAVLTVVGDVAAGAGAQPTVGPGQAARIMTGAPLPPGAEAVVPVEWTDGGLGEGPVSGMRAHSAAPEGASGEVRVHRPAAARAHVRARGSDVQAGDRALAAGAVLGPPQIALLAAIGRGTVKVRPRPRVVVMSTGSELIQPGEQLADGQIYDSNSFALTAAARDAGAIAYRVGAVADDAETLRSTIEDQLIRADLIVTTGGVSVGAYDVVKEALSAIGDPDDEDGIGAGSGVEFRKIAMQPGKPQGFGSIGPDHTPLLALPGNPVSSYVSFELFVRPAIRTLMGLPEVHRTTTRAELLSDKALSSPEGRRQFLRGKYDAEAGRVTPVGGSGSHLIAALAHANALIVIPEDTTSVEPAAEVEVVLLG